One window from the genome of Gimesia aquarii encodes:
- a CDS encoding Dabb family protein, translated as MADAQLAHMVYFTLKDTSPEASEAMVEACHKYLKDHPGVLYFSAGVRGTEFERDVNDQQYHVALNVVFDNKDSHDKYQVAADHLEFIEENKAKWARVRVFDSYVRS; from the coding sequence ATGGCAGACGCACAATTAGCTCATATGGTTTACTTCACTCTCAAAGACACATCTCCTGAAGCTTCAGAAGCGATGGTGGAAGCCTGCCATAAATACCTAAAAGATCACCCGGGCGTACTTTATTTTTCCGCAGGTGTCCGGGGTACGGAATTTGAGCGTGATGTCAACGACCAACAATATCATGTGGCTTTAAACGTGGTCTTTGATAACAAAGATTCCCACGATAAATATCAGGTTGCGGCAGATCATCTTGAATTTATTGAGGAAAATAAGGCAAAGTGGGCTCGGGTCCGTGTCTTTGACAGCTATGTACGTAGCTAA
- a CDS encoding ABC transporter ATP-binding protein, with amino-acid sequence MNQIEMEHVSCGYAEREVLKQVSLGIQAGTVLVLLGPNGSGKTTLLRSLFNLIALKEGKILIEDLAVDQLSRKQIAQRLALSPQMEEPHWPMTIEETVQLGRSSHRGWAQPFQTDDAGYVDTALQQTGLVELRQRKITEISGGEWRRTLIARALAQQTKVLCLDEPTTGLDLKYQVEILTLIRDLAHERDLTVILTLHDLNLASSFADQIVLLNQGRIEAAGTGQEVLTEDRISAVYQTAVKVLPHPEYQTPFVVPVL; translated from the coding sequence ATGAATCAAATCGAAATGGAACATGTTTCCTGTGGTTACGCAGAACGCGAAGTATTAAAACAGGTTTCCCTTGGTATTCAGGCAGGAACTGTGCTTGTATTACTGGGGCCAAATGGTTCGGGAAAAACGACCTTATTACGTTCGTTGTTCAATTTGATTGCGTTGAAAGAAGGGAAAATTCTGATTGAAGACTTGGCCGTTGACCAACTCTCACGTAAACAGATTGCTCAAAGGCTGGCGCTTTCGCCACAGATGGAAGAACCGCATTGGCCGATGACCATTGAAGAAACGGTTCAGTTAGGACGCAGTTCCCATCGTGGTTGGGCTCAACCCTTTCAGACAGATGATGCAGGCTACGTAGATACAGCACTTCAGCAAACAGGGTTGGTGGAACTTCGTCAGAGGAAAATTACCGAGATTTCAGGAGGCGAGTGGCGGCGCACTTTAATTGCCCGTGCATTGGCTCAACAAACGAAGGTCCTCTGTCTGGATGAACCAACGACGGGATTGGATCTGAAATACCAAGTCGAAATCCTTACTTTAATACGCGATTTGGCGCACGAGCGAGATCTGACAGTGATTCTGACGCTGCATGATCTGAATTTGGCCAGTAGCTTTGCCGACCAAATCGTTTTATTGAATCAAGGACGAATTGAGGCTGCGGGAACCGGACAGGAAGTCTTAACGGAAGATCGTATTTCTGCCGTTTATCAAACGGCCGTTAAGGTGCTACCGCATCCGGAGTATCAGACACCATTTGTGGTTCCCGTTCTCTGA
- a CDS encoding FecCD family ABC transporter permease has protein sequence MQSRQPFLAWRMIPLIGLLFAALFLGMHWGAVSLSLHEIWDALWNPTDDSYVNTILWQIRMPRVILAACVGGGLAVAGAAFQGVFRNPLADPFIIGASSGAALGATLALTFIAGSTITMTATWQIPWLILSAFAGAVVIVGAVFIIAALSKAGRNSYLLTLILAGMALSSFTGALVSLIMFLNHEMLSTIFNWLLGSFSGRHWNEIMIAGPVIFFSGGVLWLLSRPLDLLSFGDETALTLGLSIGKFRFVILIAATLCTAACVAVSGVIGFLGLMAPHMMRILIGPRHGLLIPGSCLLGAALMVFADTLARTVIAPAEMPVGIVTAMMGCPFFLFLLVSRGQQSKL, from the coding sequence ATGCAGTCGCGGCAACCCTTTTTAGCCTGGAGAATGATACCGCTCATCGGTCTTTTGTTTGCCGCATTGTTTCTGGGCATGCATTGGGGGGCAGTGTCACTTTCCCTACATGAAATTTGGGACGCATTATGGAATCCGACAGACGATTCCTATGTCAACACGATCCTTTGGCAAATTCGTATGCCGCGTGTAATTCTGGCTGCCTGCGTCGGGGGAGGTTTGGCGGTGGCCGGGGCAGCATTTCAGGGAGTGTTTCGTAATCCTCTCGCAGATCCCTTTATCATTGGTGCTTCGAGCGGTGCTGCTTTAGGGGCCACCCTGGCGCTGACTTTCATCGCAGGCAGCACGATCACCATGACTGCAACCTGGCAAATTCCCTGGTTGATTCTTTCTGCTTTTGCTGGAGCGGTTGTTATCGTAGGGGCTGTATTTATTATCGCTGCTTTGAGCAAAGCAGGGCGAAATTCTTACTTACTCACTCTGATATTAGCAGGGATGGCATTAAGCAGTTTTACTGGTGCTTTGGTTTCCCTGATTATGTTTTTAAATCACGAAATGTTGTCTACCATATTTAATTGGCTTCTGGGCAGTTTTTCCGGTCGGCACTGGAATGAAATCATGATCGCAGGCCCCGTCATTTTTTTCAGTGGGGGAGTACTCTGGTTACTATCGCGACCTTTGGATTTGCTCTCTTTTGGTGATGAGACGGCGTTGACGCTGGGACTTTCCATCGGAAAGTTTCGTTTCGTGATTCTAATTGCAGCGACATTGTGTACTGCTGCATGCGTGGCTGTTTCCGGAGTCATCGGGTTCTTAGGATTAATGGCCCCACATATGATGCGAATCCTTATCGGACCCCGGCATGGATTATTGATACCAGGGAGTTGTCTACTGGGAGCCGCCTTAATGGTCTTTGCAGATACGTTGGCGAGAACAGTCATTGCACCAGCGGAAATGCCGGTGGGAATCGTGACGGCTATGATGGGGTGCCCGTTTTTTCTATTCCTGTTAGTCAGTCGTGGGCAGCAATCAAAGCTATAA
- a CDS encoding ABC transporter substrate-binding protein, translating to MKKINSKLILILLALLGSASCDYRTAQQNSAVDETAPASTELQIVSTFPVTVKDSEGIETSIAQEPVRIISLLPSHTEILFAIGAGEQMVGCTTNCDYPTETMKLKKVSLSNPGSINLETLVALKPDLVLLGGDYHQRIREQLSKLKIPVLSFESQSMAEIERSIRGMSRSTGHVDAGEKLIQKLQQKTTSIQEKIKPYQKEGRPHVFYQVWDQPLMTAGPTSFIGELIDLAGGENIFDDVDLAYPQVSEEILIQRNPDVILLPRSKKDHSDATEIVKKMSEQPGWKQMNAVKNQRIYLIEEDFISRPGPRVVQGLEKVAQALYPEAFQK from the coding sequence ATGAAAAAAATCAATTCCAAACTGATCTTGATTCTGCTGGCACTCTTAGGGAGTGCAAGTTGCGATTACCGGACGGCACAACAAAACTCAGCCGTTGATGAAACCGCACCTGCATCAACAGAACTGCAGATTGTCTCAACGTTTCCTGTGACAGTGAAGGATTCCGAAGGGATAGAAACGAGTATCGCTCAAGAACCGGTACGGATTATTTCTCTCCTCCCTTCACATACCGAAATTCTATTTGCCATTGGTGCGGGTGAGCAAATGGTAGGTTGTACTACAAATTGTGATTATCCCACAGAAACAATGAAGTTAAAAAAAGTAAGCCTTTCGAATCCGGGAAGTATAAATCTGGAAACTCTGGTCGCGTTAAAGCCGGATCTGGTCTTATTGGGAGGAGACTACCATCAGCGCATCCGCGAACAACTATCAAAACTGAAGATCCCTGTGTTATCATTTGAATCACAATCGATGGCTGAGATTGAACGTTCGATACGCGGAATGTCCCGTTCTACAGGGCACGTCGACGCAGGAGAGAAATTAATCCAGAAGCTTCAGCAGAAAACGACATCCATTCAGGAAAAAATAAAACCATATCAGAAAGAAGGTCGTCCGCATGTGTTCTATCAAGTCTGGGATCAGCCCCTCATGACAGCCGGACCAACGTCTTTCATTGGTGAGCTTATCGATCTGGCCGGAGGTGAGAATATTTTTGATGATGTCGATCTTGCTTACCCTCAAGTGAGTGAAGAAATTCTGATTCAGCGGAATCCGGATGTGATTCTTTTACCACGCTCGAAAAAAGACCACTCAGATGCCACGGAGATCGTAAAAAAAATGAGTGAGCAACCCGGATGGAAGCAAATGAATGCAGTCAAAAATCAACGGATTTATCTTATTGAGGAAGATTTTATTTCGAGACCTGGCCCGCGTGTGGTACAGGGATTAGAGAAGGTGGCTCAGGCGTTGTACCCTGAAGCATTTCAGAAATAA
- the metE gene encoding 5-methyltetrahydropteroyltriglutamate--homocysteine S-methyltransferase codes for MAIATNLGFPRIGAQRELKRAIEKFWSGKIEGAKLLEVCRELRAANWKLQQAAGIEHIPSNDFSMYDQVLDTSAMVGAVPKRYQWSGETVDSSTYFAMARGGKGGKSVAASTEGVSALEMTKWFDTNYHYLVPEFEVHQEFKLSSTKPVDEYLEAKALGIETRPVLLGPVSFLLLGKTWEEQIDPLSLLDRLLPVYEEVLSQLKEAGAEWVQIDEPCLVLDLTEAQREAYQQTYDRLCKKAGGLKIALATYFGHLRDNLKTAVSLPVAALHIDLVRAPEQLDEVLDQLPAETSLSVGVIDGRNIWKNDFEKSLSLIEKTINRIGSERTLIGPSCSLLHSPVDLDNETDLDVEIKQWLAYAKQKLQEIGVLTQCVNQGNESVANALAENHAAMEARRTSPKVHRQDVKERCASVTESILKRQSPYVDRYKKQVKTLGLPLFPTTTIGSFPQTNEIRKARAAYKKGELSDADYEEFLKTCIARDIKYQEEAGLDVLVHGEAERNDMVEYFGEQLEGFLATQNGWVQSYGSRCVKPPIIFGDIRRKGPMTIKWSQYAQSCTKKLMKGMLTGPVTILQWSFVRDDQPRSETCQQIGLAIRDEVQGLEASGIRIIQIDEPAVREGLPLRRADWDAYLKWAVDCFRLASAGVRDETQIHTHMCYSEFNDIIEAIAALDADVISIETSRSNMELLDAFVQYKYPNEIGPGVYDIHSPRVPTVKWMEDLLEKALDVLEPQQIWVNPDCGLKTRKWEEVEPSLKNMVEAAKSLREKVATAH; via the coding sequence ATGGCTATTGCAACAAATCTTGGATTTCCCCGTATTGGAGCCCAGCGCGAGTTAAAGCGGGCTATTGAAAAATTCTGGTCTGGTAAAATTGAAGGCGCAAAGTTACTAGAAGTTTGTCGCGAACTGCGGGCTGCAAACTGGAAACTACAGCAGGCCGCAGGCATTGAACATATTCCATCGAATGATTTTTCGATGTACGATCAGGTGCTTGATACGTCGGCGATGGTGGGAGCTGTTCCGAAACGCTATCAATGGTCAGGAGAAACCGTCGATTCTTCGACTTACTTTGCGATGGCCCGTGGTGGAAAAGGAGGAAAATCGGTTGCGGCATCAACTGAAGGTGTTTCCGCATTAGAAATGACCAAGTGGTTTGATACAAACTACCATTATCTTGTTCCCGAATTTGAGGTGCATCAGGAATTCAAGCTATCATCCACCAAGCCTGTGGATGAATACCTGGAAGCCAAAGCATTGGGTATTGAAACAAGACCCGTATTACTGGGACCTGTTTCATTTCTGTTACTCGGCAAGACCTGGGAAGAACAGATTGATCCTTTGAGTCTGTTGGATCGTCTGTTACCCGTCTATGAAGAGGTGCTTTCGCAACTGAAAGAAGCTGGTGCAGAGTGGGTACAGATTGATGAACCTTGTCTGGTACTCGATCTAACAGAAGCCCAGCGTGAAGCTTATCAGCAGACTTATGATCGTCTGTGCAAAAAAGCTGGTGGTTTAAAAATTGCTCTCGCCACTTATTTTGGTCATTTGCGAGATAACCTGAAGACAGCAGTCTCACTTCCGGTTGCTGCACTCCACATTGATCTGGTACGTGCGCCAGAACAATTAGATGAAGTTTTAGACCAGTTGCCTGCAGAAACATCACTTTCAGTTGGCGTGATTGATGGTCGCAACATCTGGAAAAATGATTTCGAAAAGTCATTATCCCTTATTGAAAAAACGATCAACCGGATTGGCTCCGAACGAACTTTGATTGGTCCCTCGTGTTCTTTATTACACAGTCCCGTTGATCTCGATAATGAAACGGATCTGGATGTAGAGATCAAACAATGGTTGGCATACGCCAAGCAAAAGCTGCAGGAAATTGGAGTGCTGACTCAATGTGTTAATCAAGGCAATGAGAGTGTTGCCAACGCATTGGCTGAGAACCATGCTGCGATGGAAGCCCGCCGTACTTCTCCCAAAGTTCATCGGCAGGATGTGAAAGAGCGTTGTGCTTCGGTGACGGAATCAATCCTGAAACGCCAAAGTCCTTATGTTGATCGATATAAAAAACAGGTGAAAACATTGGGACTTCCACTATTTCCTACCACCACAATCGGATCGTTTCCTCAGACAAATGAAATTCGTAAGGCACGTGCCGCTTACAAAAAAGGGGAACTTTCGGATGCAGATTATGAAGAGTTTCTGAAAACGTGTATTGCCAGAGACATCAAATACCAGGAAGAGGCAGGGCTTGATGTGCTCGTGCATGGTGAAGCCGAACGAAATGATATGGTCGAATATTTCGGGGAGCAGTTGGAAGGATTTCTGGCCACGCAGAATGGCTGGGTACAAAGTTATGGTTCCCGTTGTGTGAAGCCACCGATCATCTTTGGTGATATACGCCGTAAAGGGCCGATGACCATAAAGTGGTCGCAATATGCTCAATCTTGTACAAAGAAGTTGATGAAAGGAATGCTGACTGGTCCTGTAACAATTCTACAATGGTCATTTGTACGAGATGATCAGCCTCGAAGCGAAACCTGTCAACAAATCGGACTTGCCATTCGAGATGAGGTGCAGGGATTGGAAGCAAGCGGGATTCGGATCATTCAAATCGATGAGCCGGCTGTACGTGAGGGGTTACCGTTGCGTCGTGCAGATTGGGACGCCTATTTGAAATGGGCCGTCGATTGTTTCCGTCTGGCTTCAGCGGGAGTCAGGGACGAGACACAGATTCATACGCATATGTGTTACTCTGAATTCAATGATATTATTGAAGCCATTGCTGCCCTGGATGCAGACGTGATTTCCATAGAAACATCACGTAGTAACATGGAATTGCTCGACGCGTTTGTGCAATACAAATATCCCAATGAAATTGGACCCGGAGTATACGATATTCATTCACCACGTGTTCCGACGGTCAAATGGATGGAAGATCTGCTTGAAAAAGCGTTGGATGTTCTGGAGCCTCAGCAAATTTGGGTCAATCCAGACTGTGGGCTAAAGACTCGCAAGTGGGAAGAAGTAGAACCATCATTGAAAAACATGGTGGAAGCTGCCAAATCTCTACGCGAAAAAGTGGCTACGGCTCACTGA
- a CDS encoding ribonucleotide-diphosphate reductase subunit beta has protein sequence MTILNANTASSTSVPPVGDTPQGRFKADNKRLINCSQVDVNQLMPLKYHWAWEHYLNGCANHWMPTEVGMTKDIEMWRSNKLSEGERFVIMRNLGFFATAESLVANNIVLAIFKHVTNAECRQYLLRQAFEEAVHSHTFLYVVESLGLNESEVFNMYHEVPAIAKKDQLEMELTSEILDPEFTTDSFEGTQAFLKNLIGYYLVMEGLFFYTGFVMVLSFHRRNMMTGIGEQFQYILRDETIHLNFGIDLINGIKQENPEVWTPEFQQTIIDRIKYAAELEIEYAKDCLPTGILGLNGDLFREYVQHIADRRLERIGLPPQYGSSNPFPWMSETMDLSKEKNFFETRVTEYQSSGSLSWD, from the coding sequence ATGACAATTCTCAATGCAAATACAGCTTCTTCAACATCGGTTCCTCCCGTAGGCGATACTCCGCAGGGCCGTTTCAAAGCAGATAATAAACGACTGATTAATTGCTCTCAGGTCGACGTCAATCAATTGATGCCTTTAAAGTATCATTGGGCCTGGGAACATTATCTCAATGGTTGTGCCAATCACTGGATGCCGACCGAGGTCGGAATGACCAAAGACATTGAGATGTGGCGTTCCAATAAACTCAGTGAGGGTGAGCGGTTCGTCATCATGCGAAACTTAGGTTTCTTTGCGACAGCTGAGAGCCTGGTAGCAAACAATATCGTGCTGGCTATCTTTAAGCATGTAACTAATGCCGAATGTCGCCAATACTTACTACGTCAGGCTTTTGAAGAAGCCGTGCACTCTCATACGTTTCTGTATGTTGTAGAGAGCCTTGGACTCAATGAGTCTGAAGTCTTCAACATGTATCATGAAGTTCCCGCGATCGCCAAAAAAGATCAGTTGGAAATGGAATTGACTTCTGAAATTCTCGATCCCGAATTTACGACTGATTCTTTTGAAGGGACACAGGCCTTTTTGAAGAATCTGATCGGTTATTATCTGGTCATGGAAGGACTCTTCTTTTATACCGGTTTTGTGATGGTCCTTTCATTCCATCGCCGCAATATGATGACCGGCATTGGCGAACAGTTTCAATATATCCTTCGGGATGAAACGATTCACTTGAACTTCGGCATCGATCTGATCAACGGGATTAAACAGGAAAACCCTGAAGTCTGGACTCCTGAATTCCAGCAAACCATTATTGACCGCATCAAGTATGCTGCTGAGTTGGAAATTGAATACGCCAAGGATTGCCTGCCAACCGGAATTCTCGGGTTGAACGGCGATCTGTTCCGTGAATACGTGCAGCACATTGCTGACCGTCGATTGGAGCGTATTGGCCTCCCTCCCCAGTACGGTTCTTCGAATCCTTTCCCCTGGATGAGCGAAACAATGGACCTTTCTAAAGAGAAGAACTTCTTTGAAACCAGAGTAACGGAATATCAAAGTTCTGGTTCTTTAAGCTGGGACTGA
- a CDS encoding ribonucleoside-diphosphate reductase subunit alpha, with protein MIRAQTEWIVTKRGGRTASFDASLIGRAISNAFRAELNLAENQPLDDEIRMEIPEMVESVANEIASAASSESGIEVEKIQDVVEMTLMRQGHYRIARRYIVYRAERAKLRALRASSDLAEESETIKSATPRFHVVLQDGTKAPFDEARILARLSEACRGLTEACSAEELLEEVMRSIFDGISVEELYRAMILAARTRIECDPAYDTVASRLMLKIIYNDALGNAPADVNELNQLYINRFEQFLNDGIEAKRLTPDLNKFDLKRIAAALKPERDHLFQYLGLQAIFDRYLLHIDGRRIETPQYFWMRVSMGLAIQESEDATGRAIEFYNILSTFRFTSATPTLFNSATLHPQLSSCYLSTVNDDLDHIFKCVADNAKLSKWAGGLGNDWTQIRATNSHINGTNGQSQGVIPFLKVVNDTAVAVNQGGKRKGAVCSYLETWHMDVEEFLDLRKNTGDDRRRTHDMHTANWIPDLFMRRVREDGDWTLFSPDSVPDLHDLYGHAFEERYVEYEKMTETGEIDFFRRVSAVELWRKMLTRLFETGHPWITWKDPSNLRSPQDHVGVVHSSNLCTEILLNTSRDETAVCNLGSVNLKLHIVDGQLDLGMLEETVRTAMRMLDNVIDINYYPTPEARNSNTSHRPVGLGVMGFQDALLAQGISYASMQAVEFADASMEAISYFAILASSELAGERGSYGSYAGSKWDRGLLPIDTLDLHEKERGYPIEVDRQTRLDWQVVRDAIAQKGMRNSNVMAIAPTATISTIIGVSQSIEPSYKHLYVKSNLSGEFTQVNRQLVDDLKERGLWDPDMLEALKYYDGSVSEIDRIPDDLKARYLTAFEVDPKWVIECAAHRQKWIDMGQSLNLYLAEPSGKKLNEMYMLAWERGLKTTYYLRTLAATQVEKSTVDVNKFGIQPRWMKSTSASGDIQVDREAAATLVTPGESCNLDGDCEACQ; from the coding sequence ATGATTCGAGCGCAAACAGAATGGATCGTCACGAAGCGTGGAGGTAGAACAGCCTCATTTGATGCTTCACTGATCGGTCGGGCAATTTCCAACGCGTTCCGCGCGGAACTGAATCTTGCAGAAAATCAGCCACTTGATGATGAAATCCGGATGGAGATTCCGGAAATGGTTGAGTCGGTTGCCAATGAAATAGCATCAGCAGCCAGTAGTGAATCTGGTATTGAAGTCGAAAAAATTCAAGATGTTGTCGAGATGACACTCATGCGACAGGGGCACTATCGAATTGCCCGTCGTTACATCGTTTACCGTGCAGAACGCGCCAAGTTGCGTGCTCTGCGGGCTTCCTCTGATTTGGCAGAAGAATCAGAAACAATCAAGTCAGCAACTCCCCGGTTTCATGTAGTTCTTCAAGATGGGACTAAAGCACCCTTTGATGAAGCACGTATCCTGGCTCGTCTTTCAGAAGCCTGCCGCGGATTAACAGAAGCCTGTTCGGCTGAAGAACTGCTGGAAGAGGTCATGCGTTCTATTTTCGATGGTATTTCTGTCGAAGAGTTGTATCGTGCCATGATTCTGGCCGCTCGAACCCGTATTGAGTGTGATCCTGCCTACGATACCGTAGCCTCACGTTTGATGCTGAAGATTATTTACAACGACGCTTTGGGAAATGCGCCCGCTGATGTCAATGAATTAAATCAATTATACATAAATCGTTTCGAGCAGTTCCTCAATGATGGAATTGAAGCGAAGCGACTCACTCCCGATCTAAATAAATTTGACTTGAAACGAATTGCTGCTGCTCTGAAACCAGAACGGGATCACCTGTTTCAATACCTGGGGCTACAGGCGATTTTTGATCGTTATTTGTTGCACATTGATGGGCGACGTATTGAAACCCCTCAATATTTCTGGATGCGTGTTTCGATGGGACTGGCTATTCAGGAGTCAGAAGATGCGACTGGACGTGCAATTGAATTTTATAACATTCTCTCCACGTTCCGATTCACATCGGCAACGCCGACACTGTTTAACTCTGCTACGTTGCACCCCCAGTTGAGTTCCTGTTATCTCTCAACAGTCAATGATGACCTGGATCATATTTTCAAATGTGTCGCCGACAATGCCAAGCTGTCTAAGTGGGCCGGCGGTCTGGGTAATGACTGGACTCAAATCCGGGCAACAAATTCGCACATTAATGGTACGAATGGGCAAAGTCAGGGAGTGATTCCATTCCTGAAGGTCGTCAACGATACAGCTGTTGCTGTTAACCAGGGAGGCAAACGCAAAGGCGCTGTTTGTTCCTATCTGGAAACATGGCACATGGATGTCGAAGAGTTTCTCGACCTGCGTAAGAATACAGGTGATGATCGACGACGTACCCATGACATGCATACTGCTAACTGGATTCCCGACCTGTTTATGCGTCGTGTACGTGAAGATGGCGATTGGACTTTATTTAGCCCTGACAGTGTGCCTGATCTGCATGATCTTTATGGTCATGCGTTCGAAGAGCGTTATGTCGAATATGAAAAAATGACAGAGACCGGTGAAATCGATTTCTTCCGTCGCGTTTCGGCTGTGGAACTGTGGCGTAAGATGCTGACCCGTCTGTTCGAAACAGGTCATCCCTGGATTACCTGGAAAGATCCTTCTAACCTGCGTTCGCCTCAGGATCATGTGGGGGTTGTTCACAGCAGTAACCTGTGTACTGAGATTCTGTTGAATACATCACGGGATGAAACCGCGGTCTGTAACCTGGGTTCGGTAAACCTGAAGTTGCATATTGTGGATGGTCAGCTTGATCTGGGAATGTTGGAAGAGACCGTTCGTACTGCGATGCGGATGCTCGATAATGTGATTGATATCAATTACTATCCGACTCCGGAAGCACGGAATTCTAATACCAGCCATCGTCCAGTTGGGCTGGGAGTGATGGGCTTCCAGGATGCTCTTCTCGCGCAGGGAATTAGTTATGCCAGCATGCAGGCTGTTGAGTTTGCTGATGCTAGTATGGAAGCGATTTCTTACTTTGCAATTCTGGCTTCTTCCGAATTGGCGGGAGAACGTGGTAGCTATGGGTCTTATGCTGGTTCTAAATGGGATCGTGGCCTGCTGCCGATTGATACGCTCGATCTACATGAAAAAGAACGAGGATATCCAATTGAAGTGGACCGACAGACTCGCCTGGACTGGCAGGTTGTCCGGGATGCCATTGCTCAAAAGGGGATGCGTAACAGTAACGTGATGGCAATTGCTCCCACAGCCACCATCTCAACGATCATTGGTGTTTCTCAATCGATCGAACCTTCCTACAAACATTTGTATGTGAAGAGCAACTTGTCTGGAGAGTTTACTCAGGTTAATCGTCAACTGGTTGATGATTTAAAAGAGCGTGGACTCTGGGACCCAGACATGTTGGAAGCACTCAAGTATTATGATGGCTCAGTTTCAGAAATTGATCGTATTCCCGATGATCTGAAGGCCCGTTATCTGACGGCATTTGAAGTCGATCCTAAGTGGGTCATTGAGTGTGCCGCCCATCGCCAGAAATGGATTGATATGGGACAGTCACTGAATTTGTATTTAGCAGAACCCTCCGGCAAAAAGCTAAATGAAATGTATATGCTGGCTTGGGAACGTGGGTTGAAGACAACCTACTATCTGCGAACGCTGGCAGCCACTCAAGTTGAGAAATCAACTGTGGATGTTAATAAGTTTGGAATTCAGCCTCGCTGGATGAAAAGCACAAGTGCATCAGGCGATATTCAGGTTGATCGAGAAGCGGCAGCAACGCTGGTGACTCCTGGTGAATCCTGTAATCTTGATGGCGATTGCGAAGCGTGTCAGTAA
- the hpnC gene encoding squalene synthase HpnC: MTAFEQELAIWGPESSYFQGTDALIGLQQAQAYCRKIALGHYENFPVVSCALPRYLRQHFFNVYAFCRWADDLGDEVQEAEASLALLAWWRSQLTSCYQLLSGASDDGQHAVPRLHPVFVALAPTIQEFELPQQAFDDLIQAFEQDQHVVEYQSFEQLLAYCQKSANPVGRLVLHLCRTVSPAHLEWSDSICTGLQLANFWQDVARDFAIGRIYLPVEDRERFGYTRAQLEQNEYNQQFQQLMDFEVQRARQFLLDGLPLISHLPGRLQIDIDLFARGGLKILDHIERLQFNVWQQRPVVTRFDFVVLLLQSSFRQLWGMRR, translated from the coding sequence ATGACAGCATTTGAACAAGAATTGGCTATCTGGGGGCCTGAATCCAGCTATTTTCAGGGAACGGATGCTCTTATTGGTTTGCAGCAGGCTCAGGCCTACTGTCGGAAAATCGCTTTGGGGCATTACGAAAATTTTCCCGTTGTTTCCTGTGCCTTACCACGTTATTTGCGGCAGCACTTTTTTAACGTGTATGCGTTTTGTCGTTGGGCTGACGACTTGGGTGATGAAGTTCAGGAAGCAGAGGCTTCCCTGGCTCTGCTCGCCTGGTGGCGGTCACAATTAACCAGTTGCTATCAGTTGCTTTCCGGTGCTTCTGATGATGGTCAACACGCTGTACCCCGCCTGCATCCTGTGTTCGTTGCTTTGGCCCCTACAATTCAGGAATTTGAACTGCCTCAACAAGCGTTTGATGATCTGATTCAGGCATTTGAGCAAGATCAGCATGTTGTCGAATATCAGTCGTTTGAGCAACTGCTGGCCTATTGTCAAAAGAGTGCCAATCCTGTGGGGCGACTTGTGCTCCATCTTTGTCGCACTGTCTCACCAGCTCATTTGGAGTGGTCTGATTCCATCTGCACCGGGTTGCAACTCGCAAACTTCTGGCAAGATGTTGCTCGCGATTTTGCTATCGGACGAATTTACCTACCTGTAGAAGACCGTGAGCGATTTGGCTATACTAGAGCACAATTAGAACAAAACGAGTACAACCAGCAATTCCAGCAACTCATGGATTTTGAAGTCCAGCGCGCGCGGCAGTTTCTTTTAGATGGCCTGCCGTTGATATCGCATCTGCCCGGACGATTGCAAATTGATATTGATCTGTTTGCGAGAGGTGGTTTGAAAATTCTAGATCATATCGAACGTTTGCAGTTCAATGTTTGGCAACAGAGGCCGGTTGTAACACGCTTCGATTTTGTAGTGTTGTTACTACAAAGTTCGTTCAGACAGCTTTGGGGTATGCGGCGTTAA